CGGCGACCCGCTGCCCGTTCGTGACACCCCATCGCGCGCTGGCTCTTTCGCCGATACGGTCGATGACGCCGACGATTTCGTGGCCCGGGATGAACGCAAAGTCCGCTGGGATGAGTCCGCTGAACTGTTCGTGATCTGTCCCGCACAGGCCGCAGGCTTCGATCCTCAGCAGCGCGGTGTCCTCACGCACCTCGGGCAGGGCCAGGGTGCGACGCTGCAAGGTCAGCGGCCGTGTCAACACCAGCGCTTGCGCGGTCACGGCAGCTCGAATTCGAACGAGGTCACCGCGGGACGGAGCTCGACGTTCTGTCCGACGAACATCGCTTCGGCCATGACCTTGGCCGTCAGCGGATCGTTGCTGCGTGCCGCGACCCTACGACCGTCAGGCAGATGGGCGAATATCGGCGTCGACATCGGTGTGTTGGCTCGGTCATAGATCACGGTGTAGCAGTCGATCGTCGCCGTGCCCCGCGCCTCGTCGGGGGCTGCCACAGCGAGTGCCGACGCGTCGATCGCGGCCTGGGCGGAGCGTGTATCGATGCGTCGCCAGCGATTGGGCGGCGGCGAGGCGGACCATAAGCCGATCGAATGCTTGGTGACGTACCAGCCTAGGCCGGACGTCAGTCCGACGCCGCCCGGATCGTCCCGGCAGCGCCGCACCATTTCGACGATCGAGTGGCTGACGTAGTTGTTGCCCGGCCCGCCGTGGTAGGGCAGGCCGCCGGTGATGGTGAACCCACGGGAGTCGGCGGCATCAAGCCCGAGTGCGTCGATGGCCATCTGCACGGCCGAGGGGAAGCAGGAGTAGAAGTCGAGCCAACGGATGTCGTCGACCGTGACACCGCACGCGTCAAAGGCGTGGCCGGCGGCGGCGCGTATCCCGGTTGAGCGAGTGAGGTCTGGCCGCTGCACCGGGAAGTACACGTCGTTGCAACTCGCCGCCGACCAAGGAAAGACCCACCGATCGCGCGGAATACCGAGCTCATCGGCGACCTCGGCCGCCACCAGAATGAACGCGGCCGCCATGTCGACGGTGATGATGCTGTTGAGCAACTTGGTGTACGGCTGGCACACCATGCGATTTGCGGCCGAGACATCGCTTAGTTGCTGCGCGGTGCGTGACTGCGGAAACCACGCCTGATCTGGATGACGCGCCGCCTCTTCGGTGAACGGCGCCATCAGCGTGCCGAGCCATGCACGCTGGGCGTCGAAGTCGCGGCCGTGCCGAGCGGCGATCGCGGACTCGAACATCGGATACACCTCGTGCGGCCACTGCAGGCCCGCGGACAACTCGACCGAACTCAAGCCGGGCCGTGAATCACCGAGCGACTCGTCGGGGCGGCCGCTGCCGGGTTGCGCCTTGACCTGGAACCCGGGAGGTGTCTTGCCCGCCCAGCGCCCGCTTTCGGCCCCCACGACCAGGACGGCATCCGTTGCGCCGCTGGCGATCTCGGCGGCGAATACCTCTACCAGATATTGCGGGGTGTTACCCCCGACGGGGCAGCTGATGCGGCGATGCGGCGTCAGCCCCATAACGTCGGCGATCCTGGTGGCCGGGTTGTCGCGCGCAACCATCAGGATGCCGGGTGTCGCGACCGTGTCAATCCGCGCGGAGATCGCCCGACCGGTATCGGCAACAGCCCGCTGTGCTGCTTGGACCGCCAAAGCGATCGGGTCCACGGCATCGCTGCCGCGATAGGTGATCTCGCCGACACCGACGACGACCGGTGTTCGCGGGTGTAACGACGCGGCCGCTGACATTCAGTGCAGCTGACCGCGATGAGACATGTAAACGATACTGTCACGTCGGAGAGGCGCTCACAACACCAGACTTCAGGACCGGTCATACTGGCGCGATGGCAACCAGGCTCTCGCGGTGGGGCGCCTCCATTCCCGCCGACCGTGACTCCGCGCGCGACCGACTCCTCGATGCGGCCGAGCGCTGCCTCGAACACCAAGGCCTCGGTGGCACCACGATGGACGACATCGGCCGGCGGGCCGGCGTGTCACGAGCCACCGTCTACCGGTACTTCTCGAGTCGTGAGGCGGTGATCTCCGGCGTCATCTTGAGAGCCACCGAGCGTTACCTGGGTCGAATCGCACCCAGGATCGCCGCACACACCGATTTAGGTTCCGCTCTCGTGGATTTCGTAGGAATTACGCTACGAGCCGCTCGCCGGGAACCGATCATCGGGTTGTTGTTCGGCAGTGACCTTGAGCTTGCCGTCGTGGGTCTGGGCGAAGCCACGTCAGCGTCGTTGTTTGAACTTGTCACCGAGTTCTTGCGCCCGGTGTTCGTGGCGCACTGGTCCGACGTCGAGCCAGGAGTGTCTGTCGATGACGCTTCGGAGTGGGTGGTGCGCACGATCTTGAGCCTGCTGACCGTCCGCGGGCCGCGGGAGCGCAGCAGAGACGGCCTAGCGGCTTATCTGGCGCGGTTCCTGGTTCCCACCATCGTCAGGCACGACCGAAAGGTTCTGGATGCGACAGAATGAGCGTACTGTCTCGACTGATGATCCTGAAGGAGGCGTGATCGATGCACATGACGTTCGCCAGTTTCGACGAGCAGATCGCCGAAGAACTGCGAAACGCGCCGATGCTGTCGGAGGGCTTGTCCGGCTATCTCGGGTTTCGGCACACCGAGTTCGTCGCCGGGCGTCTCATCGCGGAGATGGATGCGCGCCCCGATCTGTTGACCCCGTTCGGCAACCTGCACGGCGGCTGCCTGTCGGCCATGGTCGATCACTGCCTCGGCGTGGTGTTCTACCCCGTCATACCGACTGGGACATGGGTCGCCACAACCGAATTCAAGCTCAATTTGCTCAAGCCGGTGTCCAGCGGAACCTGCGTCGCGACTACCGAGATCATCGCGCTCGGTCGGCGCAGCGGCGTGGCTCGCATCGACATCACCAACGGCGACAATGCCGTGTGCGCGGCGCAAGGCACAGTAACCATCGTGGCCCCGAAGGCCGGTTGATCGCCGTGTCAAGCTACGCCTGGCGACCGTGACTCCGATCCTCGAGCGGATACCGATCGGCCCCTCGCTGTCGCTGGCGGCGGACGTATACCCTTGCAACGGCCCCCGCGCGGTCGTCGTGCTCTTACACGGCGGCGGGCAAAATCGGCACGCGTGGGAGACGACGGCACGTCGATTGCATGCACGCGGTTACACGGTGGTCGCCTACGACGCGCGCGGCCATGGTGACAGCGACTGGGATCCCGACGGGCTCTACGACCTGGAGCGGCTCGCCTCCGATCTGCTGGCAGTGCGTGCACACGCGTGCGCCGGCCACCCAGTCGTCGCTGTAGGAGCTTCGCTGGGCGGGTTGACAATTATGGGCACTCACCTTGTTGCACCACCGGATCTCTGGGCAGCTGTCGTCCTGGTCGACATCACACCCAGGATGGAATTACACGGGGCGCGTCGTGTCGTGGCGTTCATGGCCGCGCACCCCGATGGCTTTGACACCATCGATCATGCCGCCGACGTTATCGCCGCCCATAACCCGCACCGGGAACGTCCGGAGAACCTCCAGGGGTTACGCAAGGTACTGCGCCAGCGCGAAGATAACCGATGGGTCTGGCGATGGGACCCCTCGTTCATCAAGTCGAATTTTCAGTTCTTACAGGGAGATTCAGAAAGCGGCGCCGACGAGTTCGCGGCAATGGGCGAACTACTCATCGATGGTGCACGATGCATATCGGCGCCGACACTGCTAGTCCGCGGCCTGTTATCCGACGTCGTCTCGCAACAGACCGTCGACGAGTTCATCGACCTGGTCCCGCACGCTGAAACCGTCGACATCACCGGAGCCGGCCACATGATCGCCGGCGACGACAATGACGCGTTCACCCTCGCTGTCGCCGAATTCCTTGAGCGCAAGGTGTGACTCGCACGCTAGCGACTAGAAGTTACAGCGGCGGGCATTCGCTCGCCCGAGCCAACGCGCAAGCATCATGGCCGTAATTGTCGAGAAGTCGCGTGATGGGGGCGCTTATGTCGGCGCCATGGCCCTTCACTGAGATCGCCGACCATGCGACAATCGCCAACATAGTTAGCGCCAGGAGACAGAACACCATTTCACCACTCCATCGCCGCGTTCGCCGTCCACCAACACTCTCTGCCTGGCACCAACCCGATTGGTGTCCCCGAAGACCCTGGCCTGAAGAGCTTCCAAATAAAATTTAGGCCTCTTTTAGTCGGGCCCGCTACGTCCCCGAGCGTTCAATTTTTCACGGTTATTTGTCTCACGGGGACAAAGACCCGCGTATCGTCACCGGATATGACCGATCCTCTGTCAGGTCGGGGCGGCGCCGCCGACGATGTCGCCGACATGCTCGGCGGGCTCGGCGGCCTCGTCCGAGAACTGCCCGAATCGATACACCGGTTGCTGGTCGATGAGGTTCCTGAGCTCACGGCCGATCAGCAACTCACAGAATTGTTGAACGACACTGTCGCCGCGAACGTCGATACTTGGTTCTCCGCTATCCGCTATTCGATCCCCATCGACAACGTCGAACCTCCGACCGCGGCGCTCGAACACGCGCGGCGAATGGCACAACGAGACATCCCAGTCAACGCGCTACTGCGCGCGTACAGGTTGGGGCATCAGCACGGACTGAATCTAATTATCTCCGAGTTGCGGCGCGCCGACCTGGCCCCTGATCAGAAACTTGAACTTTACGAACACATCACCCATGTCTCGTTTCGCTACATCGACTGGATGTCCGAGCAAGTCCTGGCGACATATCAGGCTGAACGCCAGCAGTGGGACGAGAACCGGCGAAGCCTGCGCACACAAGCCATTCGAGACATTCTCGACGGACGCGACGTAGACGTGAGCCAAACCTCGAAAACCATGGACTACCCCCTGGACGCAACACATCTGGCGCTGTTGGTCTGGTTGACCCAAGACACCAGCAGCGATGCTGATGCAGTTATCGTGCTGGAGCGGTTCGCCCGCCAAGCGGTTGCCGCAGCCGGAGCCACCCGGTTGATCTACCATTCCATCGACCGCCTCGTCGCATGCGTATGGATGACGATGCCCGAGGGGTCAGACGCCATAGCGAAGCTGCGTTCCTTTGTTCTAGCACAAACTGACAGCCCGAAAGTCACTGTCGGAGAACACCTCTGTGGGGTTGAAGGCTTCCGCCGTTCGTACCAGCAGGCTGCGCAGGCACGCGCGGTCACCATGGCCGGCGAAAGCCCCAAGCACCGATTCGTCGCAACCCAAGACCCCGGCCTCGCGCTCGCCTCGATGCTGGTCGTCGACATCCCGACACTGAAGTACTGGATTCACACCGTGCTCGGCACGCTGGCCCAGTCCAACGATACCGACCACCGCCTGCGCGAGACCCTCAGAGTGTTTTTGCGTGCCGGATCGAGCTACAAGGCAGCAGCAGAAGAGCTCCAAATACACACCAACACGGTTAAATACCGCGTCAGTCGGGCAGTCGCGCGTCGTGGTCAGCCGGTCGCCGCCAGTCGCTTGGATCTCGAAGTCGCCTTGCTCATGTGTGACTGGTTCGGAGATGCAGTGCTGACTTGATTTCAAGGAGTGGCGCCGAACCGCGAGCGACAAACCACCACTTTCGTCGGTGACCATTCCGGACCATGGGTTAGGGCAATCCCTTCGCCCAGCTGCTTCGATCGCGCAGCGAGCGTGGCGGACGGCCTCGGCTTCGGCGATCCAGGAGTACTTCAGAACGTCCGAGGTCGACCCGAGGCGCTGAGAGCAGTAACTGCAATCCTCCGGGCACAGACCGGATTTCACGTTGACCAGGTAGTTGAGTTTGATGCGGTTGCCGAAATACTTCCGGCGCACCCGCGCAGCGGCGGCAATCACGTCCAGGAGTTGGTCGTCGCTGCTGCCCAGCACCGCCAGGAGCTCGTCACGACCGACGGGCTCAGCACGTAACGCGGTCGCAGTAATCGTGGCGAGTAGCTGGTCGAGTGAGTGGTCAGGCACAGGGTGGCGGTCCTTTCGTGCGGGTTAGATCGAGCCGAGGAACCTACGCAGTTGGGCAACGATTACCGGGTAGGCGCTCGGTGCAGGTTCCATCGACCCGGCCCATGTTATCCCAAAAATAAGATTCTTAAGGGAATTATGTGGTAACAATAAGACAACGGGTGGCGGTGCATTCGCTGTGAACCTGCATCTGGTACCCCGTCACCAGCGCAATAGCGACGTCCCTAGTGGCGGAATAGTCGCAGTCGGGTTTGCACGTGCGTTATCCCGAGTTTCTGGGCGCATTCGGCGACCTCCGCGGATGGTGCCGAGCCGCCCGGCTCAACGATTGTCGAGACTCCTGCAGCCGCTGCGTGTTCGACGTTGTCCCGGAACGGTAGATACCCGTCAGAGACCATCGTGAGGCCGGTGAGTCCAGTGAGCCACTCGTTGCGCCACGTCGAGTCGGTGTAGCGGTGGCCGGCCTCCTGACCGAATAATTCGGTGAAGTCGACGAGTTGAGTGGCGGTCATTTCCTTTGCGGCGAAGCGGATTTGCCAGTTGAGGAGGTCTTGGCGGCTCATCGTTTCCACGGCTGCGAGCTCCTCGACGAAGGTGTGTCGTCGAAGCCACCAGGTCTGCGCCTTGCCGCCGGCCAATCGAACGCAGTCCACACGATTCTGCTGACCGGCGCCAATGCCGATCGCCGCGCCGTCCCGCACGAATGCGACGGAGTTCGATTGGGTGTAGCGCGCC
The sequence above is a segment of the Candidatus Mycobacterium wuenschmannii genome. Coding sequences within it:
- a CDS encoding acetyl-CoA acetyltransferase, which encodes MSAAASLHPRTPVVVGVGEITYRGSDAVDPIALAVQAAQRAVADTGRAISARIDTVATPGILMVARDNPATRIADVMGLTPHRRISCPVGGNTPQYLVEVFAAEIASGATDAVLVVGAESGRWAGKTPPGFQVKAQPGSGRPDESLGDSRPGLSSVELSAGLQWPHEVYPMFESAIAARHGRDFDAQRAWLGTLMAPFTEEAARHPDQAWFPQSRTAQQLSDVSAANRMVCQPYTKLLNSIITVDMAAAFILVAAEVADELGIPRDRWVFPWSAASCNDVYFPVQRPDLTRSTGIRAAAGHAFDACGVTVDDIRWLDFYSCFPSAVQMAIDALGLDAADSRGFTITGGLPYHGGPGNNYVSHSIVEMVRRCRDDPGGVGLTSGLGWYVTKHSIGLWSASPPPNRWRRIDTRSAQAAIDASALAVAAPDEARGTATIDCYTVIYDRANTPMSTPIFAHLPDGRRVAARSNDPLTAKVMAEAMFVGQNVELRPAVTSFEFELP
- a CDS encoding TetR/AcrR family transcriptional regulator, whose translation is MATRLSRWGASIPADRDSARDRLLDAAERCLEHQGLGGTTMDDIGRRAGVSRATVYRYFSSREAVISGVILRATERYLGRIAPRIAAHTDLGSALVDFVGITLRAARREPIIGLLFGSDLELAVVGLGEATSASLFELVTEFLRPVFVAHWSDVEPGVSVDDASEWVVRTILSLLTVRGPRERSRDGLAAYLARFLVPTIVRHDRKVLDATE
- a CDS encoding PaaI family thioesterase, with the protein product MTFASFDEQIAEELRNAPMLSEGLSGYLGFRHTEFVAGRLIAEMDARPDLLTPFGNLHGGCLSAMVDHCLGVVFYPVIPTGTWVATTEFKLNLLKPVSSGTCVATTEIIALGRRSGVARIDITNGDNAVCAAQGTVTIVAPKAG
- a CDS encoding alpha/beta fold hydrolase, with protein sequence MLERIPIGPSLSLAADVYPCNGPRAVVVLLHGGGQNRHAWETTARRLHARGYTVVAYDARGHGDSDWDPDGLYDLERLASDLLAVRAHACAGHPVVAVGASLGGLTIMGTHLVAPPDLWAAVVLVDITPRMELHGARRVVAFMAAHPDGFDTIDHAADVIAAHNPHRERPENLQGLRKVLRQREDNRWVWRWDPSFIKSNFQFLQGDSESGADEFAAMGELLIDGARCISAPTLLVRGLLSDVVSQQTVDEFIDLVPHAETVDITGAGHMIAGDDNDAFTLAVAEFLERKV
- a CDS encoding PucR family transcriptional regulator, yielding MTDPLSGRGGAADDVADMLGGLGGLVRELPESIHRLLVDEVPELTADQQLTELLNDTVAANVDTWFSAIRYSIPIDNVEPPTAALEHARRMAQRDIPVNALLRAYRLGHQHGLNLIISELRRADLAPDQKLELYEHITHVSFRYIDWMSEQVLATYQAERQQWDENRRSLRTQAIRDILDGRDVDVSQTSKTMDYPLDATHLALLVWLTQDTSSDADAVIVLERFARQAVAAAGATRLIYHSIDRLVACVWMTMPEGSDAIAKLRSFVLAQTDSPKVTVGEHLCGVEGFRRSYQQAAQARAVTMAGESPKHRFVATQDPGLALASMLVVDIPTLKYWIHTVLGTLAQSNDTDHRLRETLRVFLRAGSSYKAAAEELQIHTNTVKYRVSRAVARRGQPVAASRLDLEVALLMCDWFGDAVLT